One window of Mediterraneibacter gnavus ATCC 29149 genomic DNA carries:
- a CDS encoding TnpV protein yields the protein MKLTYTNVNGYLIPNLTYKSGEQIEQLGKYGFLRRDYLKNHRNSLYQVMLLQDSIGEHLLEVDKAAREREEIILKQLEEKDPLPDKEKDQMAWVRAANRHRAIAEEIILKELIYV from the coding sequence ATGAAACTGACTTATACAAATGTGAATGGATATCTGATTCCCAATCTCACCTATAAATCCGGTGAGCAGATAGAACAACTTGGCAAATATGGATTTTTACGCAGAGACTATTTGAAGAATCACAGAAATTCGCTGTATCAGGTAATGCTCCTGCAAGATAGTATTGGTGAGCATCTGCTGGAAGTGGACAAGGCAGCCAGGGAACGGGAAGAAATTATTCTGAAACAGTTGGAAGAAAAAGATCCATTGCCGGATAAGGAGAAAGATCAGATGGCATGGGTAAGAGCTGCCAACAGGCACAGGGCGATTGCAGAAGAAATCATCCTGAAGGAATTGATCTATGTATAA